From Camelina sativa cultivar DH55 chromosome 5, Cs, whole genome shotgun sequence:
NNNNNNNNNNNNNNNNNNNNNNNNNNNNNNNNNNNNNNNNNNNNNNNNNNNNNNNNNNNNNNNNNNNNNNNNNNNNNNNNNNNNNNNNNNNNNNNNNNNNNNNNNNNNNNNNNNNNNNNNNNNNNNNNNNNNNNNNNNNNNNNNNNNNNNNNNNNNNNNNNNNNNNNNNNNNNNNNNNNNNNNNNNNNNNNNNNNNNNNNNNNNNNNNNNNNNNNNNNNNNNNNNNNNNNNNNNNNNNNNNNNNNNNNNNNNNNNNNNNNNNNNNNNNNNNNNNNNNNNNNNNNNNNNNNNNNNNNNNNNNNNNNNNNNNNNNNNNNNNNNNNNNNNNNNNNNNNNNNNNNNNNNNNNNNNNNNNNNNNNNNNNNNNNNNNNNNNNNNNNNNNNNNNNNNNNNNNNNNNNNNNNNNNNNNNNNNNNNNNNNNNNNNNNNNNNNNNNNNNNNNNNNNNNNNNNNNNNNNNNNNNNNNNNNNNNNNNNNNNNNNNNNNNNNNNNNNNNNNNNNNNNNNNNNNNNNNNNNNNNNNNNNNNNNNNNNNNNNNNNNNNNNNNNNNNNNNNNNNNNNNNNNNNNNNNNNNNNNNNNNNNNNNNNNNNNNNNNNNNNNNNNNNNNNNNNNNNNNNNNNNNNNNNNNNNNNNNNNNNNNNNNNNNNNNNNNNNNNNNNNNNNNNNNNNNNNNNNNNNNNNNNNNNNNNNNNNNNNNNNNNNNNNNNNNNNNNNNNNNNNNNNNNNNNNNNNNNNNNNNNNNNNNNNNNNNNNNNNNNNNNNNNNNNNNNNNNNNNNNNNNNNNNNNNNNNNNNNNNNNNNNNNNNNNNNNNNNNNNNNNNNNNNNNNNNNNNNNNNNNNNNNNNNNNNNNNNNNNNNNNNNNNNNNNNNNNNNNNNNNNNNNNNNNNNNNNNNNNNNNNNNNNNNNNNNNNNNNNNNNNNNNNNNNNNNNNNNNNNNNNNNNNNNNNNNNNNNNNNNNNNNNNNNNNNNNNNNNNNNNNNNNNNNNNNNNNNNNNNNNNNNNNNNNNNNNNNNNNNNNNNNNNNNNNNNNNNNNNNNNNNNNNNNNNNNNNNNNNNNNNNNNNNNNNNNNNNNNNNNNNNNNNNNNNNNNNNNNNNNNNNNNNNNNNNNNNNNNNNNNNNNNNNNNNNNNNNNNNNNNNNNNNNNNNNNNNNNNNNNNNNNNNNNNNNNNNNNNNNNNNNNNNNNNNNNNNNNNNNNNNNNNNNNNNNNNNNNNNNNNNNNNNNNNNNNNNNNNNNNNNNNNNNNNNNNNNNNNNNNNNNNNNNNNNNNNNNNNNNNNNNNNNNNNNNNNNNNNNNNNNNNNNNNNNNNNNNNNNNNNNNNNNNNNNNNNNNNNNNNNNNNNNNNNNNNNNNNNNNNNNNNNNNNNNNNNNNNNNNNNNNNNNNNNNNNNNNNNNNNNNNNNNNTTTTATTAAATATACATATGTTATAGTTGACTTAAAAGTTATGTATGTTGGGAGTCATTCTTGAGTGAGTAGAGAAATGGCATGGTTCATAGGTTCCCACACGGTATAATAATATACTAGATAGAGATAAGACATTCCTCATTTTTATTAGTATCGATTTTTGAAGCTTAGGTAAGGATGCCTTAAtggtttgttatatattattatccaTTACAGaattaataaaagtataaaatccTAACTTGATGTAGTTTTTGTGCATGTATTAATGTTATATAGACAATCGTATAGGTCGTAAACttctcatcaacatcatcatcaacgacATTTGATGCTTCTATTGAAACATTATGCCAAAGATATCCATCATTAGGCAATGTTTAAAAACATTCGATTCTTTCAGGGCCGGCCGGCGTATTTAAATGCCCTAcgcaaacgaaaaaaaaaagttgccctttttatttttaatagtataaaataaaataaattttcatatacTAATTTCCCTATcagtatatataactttttttttaatctcaaacAAGACAAATCTTGCTACATCCCTTTAGAATTTAATATTCGTATCTATTTATTCAGTTCacctatataaaaataataatacaacttGCGGTTAATTTCTACAACTGAAAAAGGTgcatattgtatataaaaagatataaagAGAACATACATCTGTAGCCTAGTGGGGAATTATCTCTAGTAGACTGTTTGATAAAGTATTATTGGAAGCATATTTTAAAAGTGAGGAAGAAAATTGAAGGGcccaaggaaaaagaaaagaaaaaaaaaaacttatcataaTGTGAATTTTTGTGAATCATAATGTGCTGTCGATTATCCCATCATAATCTGTAGAGTGGAGAGAAGGCTAAAGCAAGACACAAAGATGTTCATGCACCTTTTGCAGCAAAGTTTAGGTACCTCAAAAGGGTAAATAAAGCATATtgagacaacaaacaaaaacacattctTAAATTTGTATCTTGAGGTCAAGAGTCTCAAGACTAGTTTTGATCCACTAATCagtatgcaaaaaaaaaaatgtgaaacttAGGAATGGATTAAGACATCCATTAGAGATCAGATTAGTGTAGTTTTGAAGTCACATGACAGCACATTATAAGGCTGTTAACTaaagtattatattttataactaaccATTGTTAGCTTTTTCTTCTATAGGCCTCACATTTCTTAACAAAGAAGAGTGGATTTTATTGAAAGAAgagcttcttgttttttgtttttaataataataagctaATTATATACATAGAGTTACTAATCAAAGTAACATAAAGTTACTTGTAACATGTGTAGCTTTGTTGTGTACTGTTAAAGCTGTTGATGGACCGGTTCTTTTACCGGTTTTGAAATCCGTGAATCTTTTGAACTCTTACTGGTCGAGaaataaatttaactaaaaaaattacaagtccaaaacataaattaaaaaagtgaaaattcCACACAAAGGATAATTCCCAAAAATCGCAAAAAAATGtacaaacaaaaagttaataagaaaagaaaacacttaaaaatcATACATCTCTGTTTCAGACTGACTTTTTTTAAGTTAGTCATAGCGAGCCTAAGTCCTTGAGAGCGGTCCGCTCGTAACCTCTATATAAATCAAAAGCTTTAACCAAACCGGTACGGTCATTACATAGAACAGCCACCAGTAACCGGTAGGGGCATTGTAGCTTTGATACCATCCAAAATAGTTTTAGAGTTGCCTCCACATTTCATTGTCTGCTCCAAGATATTCACTAGCTGCATGAATATCTCCATCCTCGTCACGTCTCGACTTGCCTACGATACAATATCAACCCGGTTTCGGTTTAGATAAGACACATTTCCAAGTTAAACAAACTTGTAACTTATATAATATACCTCAACGGTGAAGCGAGCCCAAATCTTGTCTATTCGAGTTTCGATAACACCCTTCAAGATCGTCAACCCTAAGCTTCTAATCCAATCAGCGATTTCTAGAAAGAATCCTCGCTGTTCGCACAGCATCTGTgtcacgcaaaaaaaaaaaaaaaaaaaaNATGAAAACTAATCCGAGACTATGAATGGTTTCttttaatacatttatttaaggcAGCAATGTTACCTCAACTTGGAAAATGCGAGGTGGGTTTACATCCTCTACGACGATAGGACACACCATAGACTTTGACCCGACTTCAAAAGCCCATGTtgctcctccaccttcctctttCAAAATCTTATAACAGCACAACAAAATGTCAGAACATACAAGACTTCAATAGAGAAACCAAAATCTTGATTACTCATCGTTTTACCTTGGATTCCCCGGTATGTTTCAGCTTATCAGCATGCTTGGAGACGTTTTGCAAGAAGAGCATGTGCTTTATTGTTCGTTCGAGGAGTGCATCAATGCTACACTGTTAATCAAAAACCACATTTACTATTTGTTAGTAACAATCTTTATAAGATATTCTTGTTTAATTTGCCGAGAATACTACAGATATTCCTTTTACTTACTTTTGCACCATTTGGTATGATTTCACGCAACTCCTTGACACGATCTTGAATCATCTGGCGATCTTTAGGCCTTGGTCTTGGATTCTCTCCTGGTTTAAGCCTTTTACGGTtattagttggttttgcagttTCGTTCTTATTCATCATCCTTGGACTATCCTCACGCTTCAAGCTGTGTGCTTGTTCAACCCAAGAACTGATCTGAGACCCGTAGACCGATGATGGTCCCGGTGGTTGCACGTGTTTCTTCTCAAATAACTGGCTACCTTGAGGGCTACTGTGAGATGGAGTGGTAACCGAAGAATTACTAACTTTAGTCAAAGTGGTTTTGCAGGACTCAGATGTTTCATCCGAGATCTGCTTTGATGATGAGCAAGCACCCGAGACCACAGCATCTAACAAATGATCAGTTCCTGAAAGTTCATACCCTGAAGAGACAAACTCAGGATCCATTTCTTGAATGATCCTAAAGTCAGATAACTCCCTAGTGAGTACATCAGTTCTCATCTGTGAAACTCCCCAACTGTTGTCACAACCTTTGTTCTTATCATCCAAACCCAACATATCGAACAAGTCATCGCTTCCAAGCGAGCGTTTGGAACTGATGTCGTCACATTGGAGTTGTTGCCCTGCTGCATCCACATTAGACATACAGGAGAAGTTTTGATTCAGCCATGCATCTGGATTTGTTGAAGGTACTGCAACTTCAGCAGCTGTTAGATAACCCATTGTATTTTGCCATCCTCCTTCATTTCTATCTCTCAGATTTGCTTGCTTGATCTGTTCATCCACTATATTAGAGGGAGCTTCTTCAACCATTTGATCTGAAGATCCAGTGGAGTTGAAGTGTGGCTTGCTAGTTTCAGCTACGAAAGCCGATGATTGAAGGATCTTGTGTCCTTGAGAAGGTATCATCCGGGACACTGGCACTCCAATAAAATCAGCAGCAGGTTCATATGTTCTGTAATTTTCAGATAAGAGAGCTCCCGGAACACATCCTAGTTGCAGGATAAGAGCCTTCACATCATTCACAAACCCCAAGTTCTCCATAATCTGAACACAAAAcagtttaaaatttagttaaaaaacAAGAATCTCCGTTTACATAACAATGTAACTTGTAACAAACTAAATAGCCAAAACTTACAGGCAGAGAGGAACCGAGTTGAACAACACCGTGAGGAACAACAGGAAAAACTGCAACAGTCTGAAGATCGAACGAGTCAAACTTCTGATTAGCTTGAACATGTAATATAGTACTCCAGTATACAAATTAAGAATAAATTGTCACACCTGAATACCAGCAGAGAATTGGAGAAGCATCTCATTAATAACCTCAGGTGGATGAACATCGCGGTTGAAACTGTTTGCTAGAATCCATTGATGATGTCCAGTAAATGCAGCTCGGCCAACTAACCTGAAAATGCAGTTCATTTATAAATCTGTATGAGCTATGCAGATAATCAAACCTGAACTTCACAACGATACAATAAAAGGGCAAGGCACAGATACATACCCTTCGCCTACCAAAATGATTCGATTGTTTAACATCATTCTGTTAGTAAGCAATTGAACCTTATCATTCCCTTGTGCATCAATACCAAGTCCAGACACTCTTCGCGGATGTGAGCTTGATGCGGTATCATTATAGCATTCCTCCCAAATCAACAAGCTGCACAAAAAGAAACACATCCAAAAGTATATGATTAAATGGAATATAAAGAATACACACACGACAAAAAGATGCAACAATGGTCAAGTTAGAatacaagaagaagacgattACCAAAAGATTTTGAGctaaacaaagacaaaacgaacaaagacaagaaaataaaaatgaaatgacAAAGAGAGTTAAGAACTTGAGACAATCCATAAAACACATAACCAAAGGAAAAGGATATGGTTTTTGGTcgacaaaacaacaacaaatcgaAAGATTCTTTAAGACAAACAAgatcaaaccaaacacaaaactcCAAGAAATCAGGAAAACAGAGATAAATAATTCTAGTCATCCTCGAGATCTGAGTTTTATACCCACTCAAATTCCCAAACTTTAAACTAacaaacaagtctttaaaaaaataaaaactgaatatgTTTGACTGAATATTCAAAACTTTTGGCACATCTAAGAGACATAAACAAACACATTTAGCTAAAATACCCCAAAAAAAGAAGTCCCATTTCAACAATAATAATGAAGAGAAATGACAAAAATGGTATACCTAGAATTTTGACAGCCAATCTTCCAGAAAACAGCATAACACCATTGATTATTAACACACATAGACCTCAAAGCTTCTTGTAGTAAAACTCCCatagctttctctctctctctctctatctctctttataGCTCCAACAAGAACAACGATCTTTTCACTTACAACAGTGCAATTTCAAACTgcccagaaaaaaaagaaaaaaaatcaaaacttttttaacttcaaaaaagaaaaatctctaataaactatagagaaaaaaaaacacattaattaCATTCTGTAAGGAGATTGAGGAACAAAGACTAACTTCCACGGCAAGATCCTCTTCCAGCTTGTTTTGTTCTAAGTCCTCCACTTTGTTTCCTCTCAGGATCTAAACTAAAAGCGATCATACTCCGACATGCCATTACTTCCGGTAATAATTAagtaaggaaaagaaaagaaaaactcaaaaacccagaaaaaaaaaaaaaacgaaaaagtttgggtttttttcttcttcttcttcacaagatACTCCAAGCTTCAAGCTTTAAGATTCCAGTAATACCAGCCATTTGATATTAGCTTCTTCAAAGAACTTTaacaagaagaaatcaaatgaagcttatttctctctttgtttctctcttttgtgtgCTTCttggtgaaaaataaaaaaaaaaaggtaatgaaAATGGAGGAAAAAGGTACTACTgtcttaataaaaaaacaagaaaaacaaagaagacgatgaattcgAGAAAGGGTATTGATGTTTAGTAGAAATTACAGGATTGTGCCACTGAGTGGGGTAGTCGAAGTCTTTTGTCTTTTTCCGATGGTGGTAGACgaataatttaatttctctttttttttttttgaggtaaTATcctaaaagttttgtttttagataaaaacaaaagagataaaggaagaaaaaattaaaagacgttcccatatatatttattaaaccaTTAGAATTTAGAGGATTTATGTACTTTGTAGTTGTAGTTGTTGTTGCCAATAAattaaagtagattttttttttttctgttattgcTTCCcgtacacacacacaaataacaAATTCTCATAAGTTCAAGGTGTTTTATTTACGggttatttttaatatatattatcattttatatatttctaaagaaATTCACTAATACACACCCTTTGGTTCAACCTCGATCAACTAGTAGTAACTAGTTCATTCTCATATTACATGGACAAACAATTAAATGAGGTATACTCAAATGAATCTTGTGAATAAACATCTCTCCCAAATTGCTTTCCCCTAGATAAGAACCAAATTAAATGCTTAACGTTCCAGATATACACATCATAAGCATGGTAAGACAAAACCCACCACAAGCCTCTCAAGATTGTAAAAACTATGTTTGGTGCTCCTTCACGTATATAGAGTTTCTTATTAAGTATGCTTGGCTTGTAAACCATATTTTATACTTTCCCAAACCGTTATACTGACTATATATATCCAAGAGGTGCACCTTCACGCATACCGTGATCTAAGATTCTTATGTGCTTGGTCTATTATTTTGCTAAACAGTTATCAAATAGCGAATCCATCAAGATCAGAACCCAATAACCTAATACAAacttatatatacttttagtgATCCGACTCAAATTTTCGATAGAGATAACTATCATGAATATTacacaaaatcactaaaacaACATCATAATATTTTGACCACCGTTATATAAAAGAATTATGATTCGAGCTTTCAGGTATCTTTACAAGGCACCATGccgaattttaaattatttttaaccaATATTGCATGTTTATTATTGTTCAACAAATTGACccctatgatttttttttttttaaatgcaatTGCTACAAAATTAAGGATAATGAAGTTCTCACGAGAATAGACCATACACAGCAGCTCCTTATTGTTTAAATATACAgatctttagtttttttaaattttcaaatga
This genomic window contains:
- the LOC104787004 gene encoding transcription factor LHW-like isoform X2 — protein: MMLNNRIILVGEGLVGRAAFTGHHQWILANSFNRDVHPPEVINEMLLQFSAGIQTVAVFPVVPHGVVQLGSSLPIMENLGFVNDVKALILQLGCVPGALLSENYRTYEPAADFIGVPVSRMIPSQGHKILQSSAFVAETSKPHFNSTGSSDQMVEEAPSNIVDEQIKQANLRDRNEGGWQNTMGYLTAAEVAVPSTNPDAWLNQNFSCMSNVDAAGQQLQCDDISSKRSLGSDDLFDMLGLDDKNKGCDNSWGVSQMRTDVLTRELSDFRIIQEMDPEFVSSGYELSGTDHLLDAVVSGACSSSKQISDETSESCKTTLTKVSNSSVTTPSHSSPQGSQLFEKKHVQPPGPSSVYGSQISSWVEQAHSLKREDSPRMMNKNETAKPTNNRKRLKPGENPRPRPKDRQMIQDRVKELREIIPNGAKCSIDALLERTIKHMLFLQNVSKHADKLKHTGESKILKEEGGGATWAFEVGSKSMVCPIVVEDVNPPRIFQVEMLCEQRGFFLEIADWIRSLGLTILKGVIETRIDKIWARFTVEASRDVTRMEIFMQLVNILEQTMKCGGNSKTILDGIKATMPLPVTGGCSM
- the LOC104787004 gene encoding transcription factor LHW-like isoform X1; this encodes MGVLLQEALRSMCVNNQWCYAVFWKIGCQNSSLLIWEECYNDTASSSHPRRVSGLGIDAQGNDKVQLLTNRMMLNNRIILVGEGLVGRAAFTGHHQWILANSFNRDVHPPEVINEMLLQFSAGIQTVAVFPVVPHGVVQLGSSLPIMENLGFVNDVKALILQLGCVPGALLSENYRTYEPAADFIGVPVSRMIPSQGHKILQSSAFVAETSKPHFNSTGSSDQMVEEAPSNIVDEQIKQANLRDRNEGGWQNTMGYLTAAEVAVPSTNPDAWLNQNFSCMSNVDAAGQQLQCDDISSKRSLGSDDLFDMLGLDDKNKGCDNSWGVSQMRTDVLTRELSDFRIIQEMDPEFVSSGYELSGTDHLLDAVVSGACSSSKQISDETSESCKTTLTKVSNSSVTTPSHSSPQGSQLFEKKHVQPPGPSSVYGSQISSWVEQAHSLKREDSPRMMNKNETAKPTNNRKRLKPGENPRPRPKDRQMIQDRVKELREIIPNGAKCSIDALLERTIKHMLFLQNVSKHADKLKHTGESKILKEEGGGATWAFEVGSKSMVCPIVVEDVNPPRIFQVEMLCEQRGFFLEIADWIRSLGLTILKGVIETRIDKIWARFTVEASRDVTRMEIFMQLVNILEQTMKCGGNSKTILDGIKATMPLPVTGGCSM